One genomic window of Camelina sativa cultivar DH55 chromosome 5, Cs, whole genome shotgun sequence includes the following:
- the LOC104788089 gene encoding DExH-box ATP-dependent RNA helicase DExH15 chloroplastic — MNTLPVVSLITPSSSSFKFFQFPSLHRSLSHSPSFCFTKSLIFNPKKLSFESSLNSLSPSQSQLSEEYEEEEEEEDDEEEDDDDDDDEAADEYDDISGEIRNSDDDDDDETEFSVDLPTDESARERVELRWQRVEKLRSLVRDFGVEMIDINELISIYDFRIDKFQRLAIEAFLRGSSVVVSAPTSSGKTLIAEAAAVATVARGRRLFYTTPLKALSNQKFREFRETFGDDNVGLLTGDSAINKDAQIVIMTTEILRNMLYQSVGMASSGTGLFHVDAIVLDEVHYLSDISRGTVWEEIVIYCPKEVQLICLSATVANPDELAGWIGEIHGKTELVTSTRRPVPLTWYFSTKRSLLPLLDERGTNVNRKLSLSYLQLSASEARFRDDDDAYRKRRSKKRGGDTSYNNLVNVTDYPLSKSEINKIRRSQVPQISDTLWHLQGKNMLPAIWFIFNRRGCDAAVQYVENFQLLDDCEKSEVELALKKFRVLYPDAVRESADKGLLRGIAAHHAGCLPLWKSFIEELFQRGLVKVVFATETLAAGINMPARTAVISCLTKKAGSERIQLGPNELFQMAGRAGRRGIDEKGYTVLVQTAFEGAEECCKLVFSGVKPLVSQFTASYGMVLNLVAGSKVSRKSSGNENGKVLQAGRSLEEAKKLVEKSFGNYVSSNVMVAAKEELAEIDKKIEILSSEISDEAIDKKSKKLLSARDYKEITELKQELREEKRKRAELRRRMELERFSALKPLLKGMEEGNLPFICLEFKDSEGKQQSVPAVYLGHIDSFQGSKLQKMISLDESFALNIIEDELAANEPGKPIVNPSYYVALGSDNSWYLFTEKWIRTVYRTGFPNIALALGDALPREIMKTLLDKADMQWDKLAESEFGSLWRLEGSLETWSWSLNVPVLSSLSEEEEVLHMSQEYDNAAEQYREQRSKVSRLKKKMSRSSGFREYKKILENANLTVEKMKRLKSRSRRLINRLEQIEPSGWKDFMRISNVIHESRALDINTHLIFPLGETAAAIRGENELWLAMVLRNKALVDLKPPQLAGVCASLVSEGIKVRPWRDNNYIYEPSDTVVDMVNFLQEQRNSLIKLQEKHEVMIPCCLDVQFSGMVEAWASGLSWKEMMMECAMDEGDLARLLRRTIDLLAQIPKLPDIDPVLQRSAAAAADIMDRPPISELAG, encoded by the exons ATGAACACTCTTCCCGTCGTCTCCCTCATcacaccttcttcttcttcattcaagTTCTTCCAGTTTCCTTCTCTCCATCGTTCTCTCTCTCATTCCCCAAGCTTCTGCTTCACCAAATCCCTAATCTTTAATCCAAAAAAACTCTCTTTCGAATCCTCCTTGAATTCTCTCTCACCGTCGCAGTCTCAGCTCTCTGAGGagtacgaggaagaagaagaagaagaagacgacgaggaagaagacgatgatgatgacgacgacgaagCAGCTGATGAATACGACGATATCTCCGGTGAAATTCGGAACagtgacgacgacgacgacgacgaaacCGAGTTCTCGGTTGATTTGCCGACGGATGAATCGGCTCGGGAACGAGTTGAGCTTAGGTGGCAAAGAGTTGAGAAGCTTCGTAGTCTCGTTCGTGATTTTGGAGTTGAAATGATTGATATCAATGAACTCATCTCAATCTACGATTTTCGAATCGACAAGTTTCAG AGATTGGCTATTGAAGCTTTTCTTAGAGGTTCATCTGTTGTGGTTTCTGCTCCCACGAGTAGTGGGAAGACTTTGATTGCTGAAGCAGCTGCTGTTGCTACGGTAGCTCGAGGTCGAAGGTTGTTCTACACTACACCGCTTAAAGCGCTCTCTAATCAGAAGTTTCGTGAGTTTAGGGAGACGTTTGGGGACGATAACGTTGGTCTACTCACAGGTGACTCTGCTATTAATAAAGATGCTCAGATTGTGATTATGACTACTGAGATTCTCAGGAATATGTTGTATCAAAG TGTTGGAATGGCTTCTTCAGGAACTGGACTTTTTCATGTTGATGCAATTGTTTTGGATGAGGTTCATTATTTAAGTGACATATCTAGGGGAACTGTGTGGGAAGAGATT GTTATTTATTGCCCAAAGGAGGTTCAACTTATATGCCTATCAGCTACAGTTGCAAACCCTGATGAATTAGCTGGTTGGATTGGTGAG ATACATGGTAAAACTGAGTTGGTAACATCGACAAGACGGCCAGTTCCATTAACTTGGTACTTCTCAACAAAACGTTCTTTATTACCTCTGCTTGATGAGAGAGGGACAAACGTGAATAG GAAGCTGTCTCTCAGTTATTTGCAACTGTCTGCCTCAGAAGCTAGATTTCGTGATGATGATGACGCGTATAGGAAAAGGAGGTCAAAAAAACGAGGAGGTGATACCAGCTACAACAACCTTGTGAACGTTACTGATTATCCTCTTTCAAAGAGTGAGATAAACAAGATTCGCCGATCACAG GTACCTCAAATTAGCGACACATTATGGCATCTCCAGGGAAAAAATATGTTACCAGCGATATGGTTCATTTTTAACCGTAGAGGATGTGATGCAGCTGTACAGTATGTTGAAAATTTTCAGCTTTTAGATGATTGCGAGAAGAGTGAGGTTGAGTTGGCCTTGAAGAAGTTTCGCGTTCTTTATCCAGATGCAGTGAGAGAGAGTGCAGATAAAGGACTGCTTAGGGGAATCGCTGCTCATCATGCTGGCTGTCTACCTCTTTGGAAATCTTTCATTGAGGAATTGTTTCAGCGAGGACTTGTTAAGGTGGTCTTTGCTACTGAGACACTTGCTGCTGGAATAAACATGCCAGCTAGAACGGCTGTTATTTCGTGTCTAACAAAAAAGGCTGGTAGTGAACGAATACAGTTGGGTCCTAACGAATTGTTCCAGATGGCTGGGCGTGCTGGACGTAGAGGCATTGATGAGAAGGGCTACACTGTGCTGGTTCAGACTGCTTTTGAAGGCGCTGAAGAGTGCTGCAAACTTGTTTTTTCTGGAGTTAAACCTCTCGTGTCACAGTTTACTGCTTCATATGGCATGGTGCTGAATCTGGTAGCTGGTTCAAAAGTTTCTCGTAAATCAAGTGGAAATGAGAACGGGAAAGTCTTACAAGCAGGGAGAAGTCTGGAAGAAGCCAAGAAATTGGTTGAGAAGAGTTTTGGAAACTATGTGAGCAGCAATGTGATGGTTGCCGCAAAGGAGGAACTTGCTGAAATTGACAAGAAGATCGAGATTCTGTCATCCGAAATAAGCGATGAAGCAATAGATAAGAAGAGTAAGAAACTTCTTTCAGCGAGGGACTACAAGGAGATCACTGAACTGAAGCAAGAGCTGCGGGAGGAGAAACGCAAGCGTGCTGAACTACGAAGAAGGATGGAACTCGAAAGGTTCTCCGCGCTAAAACCTCTTTTAAAAGGGATGGAAGAGGGTAACTTACCATTTATTTGTTTGGAGTTCAAGGATTCTGAAGGGAAGCAGCAGTCAGTCCCTGCTGTTTACTTAGGACATATTGATTCATTTCAAGGTTCCAAACTTCAGAAGATGATATCTTTGGATGAGTCTTTTGCGTTGAACATAATTGAGGATGAGCTGGCGGCAAATGAACCTGGAAAGCCTATTGTTAACCCATCTTACTATGTGGCCCTTGGGTCTGATAACTCGTGGTATCTCTTTACTGAGAAGTGGATAAGGACTGTCTACAGAACTGGTTTCCCTAACATTGCTTTAGCGCTTGGAGATGCTTTGCCTCGAGAAATCATGAAGACTCTCTTGGATAAAGCAGATATGCAGTGGGATAAACTAGCTGAATCCGAATTTGGAAGTTTGTGGAGATTGGAAGGATCTCTAGAGACATGGTCCTGGAGTTTAAACGTACCTGTCCTAAGCAGCCTttccgaagaagaagaggtcttACATATGTCCCAAGAGTATGATAATGCTGCGGAACAGTACAGGGAACAAAGAAGCAAAGTGTCtcgtttgaagaagaagatgtctcGGTCATCAGGGTTCAGAGAGTACAAGAAAATTCTAGAGAACGCTAATCTGACGGTTGAGAAGATGAAACGGCTCAAGTCGAGATCAAGACGCCTCATAAACCGTTTAGAGCAGATTGAACCGTCTGGTTGGAAAGATTTCATGCGTATAAGCAATGTGATTCACGAAAGCAGAGCATTGGACATTAACACACACCTGATATTTCCTCTGGGAGAAACAGCTGCTGCAATCCGAGGAGAAAACGAGCTCTGGCTTGCAATGGTACTCCGGAACAAAGCCCTGGTGGATCTCAAGCCTCCTCAATTAGCTGGTGTATGTGCAAGTTTAGTTTCAGAGGGCATAAAAGTTCGACCTTGGAGAGACAACAACTATATTTACGAGCCATCTGATACAGTAGTAGACATGGTTAATTTCTTACAAGAACAGAGAAACTCTCTTATAAAGCTTCAAGAGAAGCACGAGGTTATGATTCCATG
- the LOC104788094 gene encoding LOW QUALITY PROTEIN: terpenoid synthase 6-like (The sequence of the model RefSeq protein was modified relative to this genomic sequence to represent the inferred CDS: deleted 3 bases in 2 codons) produces MEAITKYGSHSQALVLSRSCWRLNLDSPYPYPLLGSLSFSRNQSPKKLCLVRATTNPTDDNSTARPFTPYPPSLWAHHFLSASVDHTEMDDLSREIETLKTIVNAMLLPCNGADAKQITCLIHTLVSLGVSYHFEAKIVEFLNDAFENIDDMIIDSKEDDLYTVSDIFRVFRLYGHNITPDIFNRFKGLGDNGNFKKCLTDDVRGMLSFYEASHFGTTTEDILEEAMSFTQKHLELFVVGGDKATDHPHITKLIQAALYIPQNFNLEVLVAREYIGFYELETDHNEMLLKLAKLNFRFMQLHYIQDLKTFTEWWRDLDLVSKIPNYFRERLAEPYFWATGIYYEPQYSAARIMLAKALIVFDIVDTTFDVYGTLDEVKSLVQSVDRWDYDDLDVLPDYLKIVFRTMFDMFKEGLKENVSSERRCFIMQYAYEQLKIVMKAYLKEAEWSNTGHVPSYEEYIEVGMSSTAGQVLLAITFIAMGDIAGDEIYEWLRSRPKLTHALIAKSRLRDDISTFKEEMERGDIANGTNCYTKQYIVTEEEACLEFEKRTNHMSKVMNEEFLKAASFVPLHILRPVLNYGRLGDVIYKYGDGYTFAGEKIKDYITSLYVDLIGTPKEKLAKKQN; encoded by the exons ATGGAGGCCATAACAAAATATGGATCTCATTCTCAAGCTCTTGTCCTTAGTCGTTCATGTTGGCGGCTAAACTTGGACTCTCCCTACCCCTACCCTCTTCTTGGGTCACTGTCTTTTTCTAGGAACCAATCTCCAAAAAAATTGTGCTTAGTTCGAGCAACGACTAATCCTACAGATGATAACTCGACGGCTCGTCCGTTTACTCCGTATCCACCAAGTCTATGGGCTCATCACTTCCTCTCTGCTTCCGTGGATCACACG GAAATGGATGATCTTTCGAGAGAGATAGAGACACTTAAAACTATAGTGAATGCCATGCTGCTCCCTTGTAACGGTGCTGATGCAAAGCAGATAACTTGTTTGATCCATACGCTTGTTAGTCTTGGAGTCTCTTACCATTTTGAGGCTAAGATTGTTGAATTCTTAAATGATGCTTTCGAGAATATCGACGACATGATCATCGACAGCAAGGAAGATGATCTGTACACAGTTTCTGATATATTTAGGGTTTTCAGGTTATACGGTCACAACATAACTCCGG ATATATTCAACAGGTTCAAAGGACTG GGAGACAATGGAAATTTTAAGAAATGTCTAACGGATGATGTTAGAGGTATGCTAAGCTTCTATGAAGCGTCGCACTTTGGGACAACGACAGAAGATATACTTGAAGAAGCAATGAGTTTCACACAAAAACACTTGGAGTTATTTGTGGTAGGCGGCGACAAAGCCACAGATCACCCACACATCACTAAGCTCATACAAGCTGCTCTGTATATACCTCAGAATTTCAATTTGGAAGTCTTGGTGGCAAGGGAATATATTGGCTTCTACGAACTAGAAACTGATCACAATGAAATGTTACTAAAGTTGGCCAAGCTCAACTTTAGGTTCATGCAGCTGCATTACATTCAAGATCTAAAAACTTTTACAGA ATGGTGGAGGGATCTAGATTTAGTATCTAAGATACCAAATTACTTTAGAGAGAGATTGGCGGAGCCTTATTTCTGGGCGACTGGGATTTATTACGAGCCACAGTATTCAGCTGCGCGGATCATGCTGGCCAAAGCCCTCATTGTATTTGACATCGTGGACACCACATTTGATGTATATGGTACTCTTGACGAAGTTAAGAGCCTTGTTCAATCCGTTGACAG GTGGGATTATGACGACCTAGATGTACTACCGGACTATCTCAAAATTGTCTTTAGAACAATGTTTGACATGTTTAAAGAAGGG CTCAAAGAAAATGTGAGTTCAGAAAGAAGATGCTTTATTATGCAATACGCATATGAGCAG CTCAAGATAGTCATGAAAGCGTACCTGAAAGAAGCCGAATGGTCAAATACAGGCCATGTGCCAAGCTATGAAGAGTACATAGAGGTTGGGATGTCTTCGACCGCAGGTCAAGTGCTGCTAGCAATCACCTTCATTGCTATGGGAGATATTGCAGGAGACGAAATTTATGAATGGCTGAGGTCAAGACCAAAACTCACCCACGCTCTTATTGCAAAATCTCGTCTCAGAGATGATATATCTACCTTTAAG GAGGAGATGGAGAGAGGAGATATTGCTAATGGGACCAACTGTTATACGAAGCAATATATAGTAACTGAGGAAGAAGCGTGTCTTGAGTTTGAGAAAAGGACTAACCACATGTCTAAGGTCATGAACGAAGAGTTCTTGAAGGCAGCCAGTTTTGTACCGCTTCATATCCTAAGGCCTGTTTTGAATTATGGACGCTTAGGAGATGTGATCTACAAGTACGGAGATGGGTACACCTTCGCTGGAGAGAAGATCAAAGACTATATCACCTCTTTGTATGTCGATCTCATCGGTACTCCTAAAGAAAAGTTGGCCAAAAAACAGAATTGA